The following coding sequences lie in one Pseudomonas sp. SL4(2022) genomic window:
- a CDS encoding YagK/YfjJ domain-containing protein: MYFDEFDLLDLCAETEVDNAYERELLEELIAVTELVKGAVDGSELLFFAKPFRRGELVFRATSTGRRLLEVLQAGLERFAECFPMCHLNPYVELLFRCAGRIEQPMLFHYVMTALPHETQQHLEIMNGLVVDMRQEAAQPAFKAIIRRFAKAARERTTSLGRYIDAHFAKRSRLVVLRVDLSYEMDFFRGRDLQESLKGVKQDWAKLRQDLAQGVPIPGLLGYACKLEYAHRSGFHFHLLVFYSGAKYCRDSLLARRIGEHWRGVVTDGQGRYFNCNAKKHRYKYPGIGVVNRSDVELIHNLKLHVAEYLTKVDYWLRMPVVCGRSFFRGVMP, from the coding sequence ATGTATTTTGATGAGTTTGATCTGCTGGATCTCTGTGCTGAGACAGAGGTGGACAATGCCTACGAGAGGGAGCTGCTGGAAGAACTGATAGCTGTAACTGAATTGGTCAAGGGCGCAGTGGATGGTAGTGAGCTGCTGTTCTTCGCGAAGCCGTTTAGGCGTGGCGAGCTGGTGTTTCGGGCAACGTCTACAGGCCGGCGATTATTGGAAGTTTTGCAGGCTGGCCTAGAGCGATTCGCCGAGTGCTTTCCGATGTGCCATCTGAATCCTTACGTAGAGTTACTCTTTCGATGTGCCGGACGTATCGAACAGCCAATGCTTTTTCATTACGTCATGACGGCTTTGCCCCATGAAACCCAGCAGCATTTGGAGATCATGAACGGCTTAGTTGTCGATATGCGCCAGGAGGCCGCTCAGCCGGCCTTCAAGGCCATCATCAGGCGCTTTGCCAAGGCTGCACGGGAGCGCACTACAAGCCTGGGGCGATACATCGATGCGCACTTTGCCAAGCGTTCGCGGTTGGTGGTTCTGCGAGTGGATTTGTCTTACGAAATGGACTTCTTTCGAGGGCGTGATCTGCAGGAGAGTTTGAAAGGGGTGAAACAGGACTGGGCCAAGCTACGGCAGGACTTGGCCCAGGGCGTTCCGATTCCCGGTCTTCTTGGGTATGCCTGCAAGCTGGAGTATGCCCATCGTTCGGGCTTTCACTTCCATCTACTGGTTTTCTACAGTGGGGCAAAGTACTGCCGAGATTCGCTACTGGCACGCCGGATCGGCGAGCACTGGCGGGGAGTCGTCACTGACGGGCAGGGGCGTTACTTCAACTGCAACGCCAAAAAACACCGCTACAAGTATCCAGGTATTGGCGTGGTCAACCGCTCAGATGTAGAGCTGATCCATAACCTGAAGCTGCATGTTGCCGAGTATTTGACAAAGGTTGACTACTGGCTTCGGATGCCTGTTGTTTGTGGTAGATCATTCTTTCGTGGTGTCATGCCTTAA
- a CDS encoding helix-turn-helix transcriptional regulator, with amino-acid sequence MSEKQSDEVVVRVLRLKQVQERLGLGRSTIYDRLNKRSPRFDSTFPKPIRLSNSPAGRGGRVGWLESAICRWIEECAAAGRAVPSPVEGGMPQ; translated from the coding sequence ATGAGTGAAAAGCAAAGTGATGAGGTGGTCGTCCGCGTCCTGCGCCTGAAACAGGTGCAGGAGCGTCTTGGGTTAGGGCGCTCGACCATATATGACCGCTTAAATAAGCGTTCTCCCAGGTTCGATAGCACCTTTCCAAAGCCAATCCGGCTGAGCAACTCACCGGCTGGTCGCGGAGGGCGCGTCGGCTGGTTGGAGTCAGCTATCTGCCGTTGGATTGAAGAGTGTGCGGCCGCTGGCCGAGCTGTACCTTCGCCTGTAGAGGGAGGAATGCCGCAATGA
- a CDS encoding YfjI family protein, with translation MSYTSSRDLPELPRQGLFPVLSAHCQRLNAAINQVEDNIQAPKPLILMSALSAIAVSAQWIADVQKPTEQVVPISLMLCVIANSGERKTTVENVFMKAIRNYQNEQERIYQVALEEWQVLHAAWEARRQAILSVIKKKAVSGVCMAEDEQLLLELERKRPARPKKPQFVYDETTREALYYGLHKNIPTAGIIQGEGGLITKGRAFADRERMSAMWSGSPISVERKSAESFRIENPRLTVSMMLQESAMHEYMKRDGEQARGTGLLARFLTCYPASTQGARFLRNGTQSWEHCDKFAERVTELLKQNTQIFLGERDRIVIQCDPEARAWWLWVFNSIEEQISPGGRFDKAGDHASKLPENILRVAALLHIFEGFEGHISLATLKAAASICFYCSDEFMRLFVPRPQEQVDADKLFTWLQGFRSKGYRYIPKNYALQRLGSIKKVERLDLALNVLLGKGVIAPHIHGRKELIDMQPHLPVDPISAQFAAQARGAM, from the coding sequence ATGAGCTACACATCTAGCCGCGATCTACCTGAGCTTCCACGGCAGGGGCTGTTTCCTGTGCTCTCCGCGCATTGTCAACGATTGAACGCTGCGATCAATCAAGTGGAGGACAACATCCAGGCACCGAAGCCCCTCATCCTGATGTCGGCACTTTCTGCTATCGCCGTTTCGGCGCAGTGGATTGCTGATGTGCAAAAGCCGACAGAGCAGGTCGTTCCGATCTCTCTAATGCTGTGCGTGATAGCCAACTCCGGAGAAAGAAAGACGACCGTAGAGAATGTGTTCATGAAGGCGATCCGCAATTATCAAAATGAGCAGGAACGTATCTACCAAGTTGCGCTGGAGGAGTGGCAAGTGCTGCATGCCGCATGGGAGGCCAGAAGACAGGCCATTTTGAGCGTGATCAAGAAGAAAGCGGTCTCAGGGGTCTGTATGGCGGAGGACGAGCAGCTCTTGCTGGAGCTAGAGCGCAAGAGGCCTGCCAGGCCGAAGAAACCGCAGTTCGTGTATGACGAAACTACCCGCGAGGCTTTGTATTACGGACTGCACAAGAACATCCCGACGGCAGGGATAATCCAAGGTGAAGGTGGGCTGATAACCAAAGGGCGCGCATTCGCGGATCGAGAACGGATGTCGGCGATGTGGAGCGGCTCGCCAATCTCGGTGGAGCGTAAGTCGGCCGAGAGCTTCAGAATTGAGAACCCACGCCTCACGGTATCGATGATGCTGCAGGAAAGTGCTATGCACGAGTACATGAAGCGTGATGGGGAGCAGGCACGAGGTACTGGCCTGTTGGCCCGGTTTCTGACGTGCTACCCCGCATCCACTCAGGGAGCACGTTTCCTGCGCAATGGCACGCAGTCATGGGAACATTGCGACAAGTTTGCGGAGCGTGTGACAGAACTGCTTAAACAGAATACCCAGATATTCCTGGGTGAGCGTGATCGGATCGTGATTCAGTGTGATCCGGAGGCGAGAGCGTGGTGGCTTTGGGTCTTTAATTCTATCGAGGAGCAGATTTCTCCGGGTGGACGATTCGACAAGGCTGGCGATCATGCCTCAAAGCTGCCCGAGAATATTCTCCGTGTAGCGGCTTTGCTACATATCTTTGAGGGGTTTGAAGGACATATCTCGCTGGCGACGCTCAAGGCGGCTGCCAGTATCTGTTTCTACTGTTCAGATGAATTCATGCGGCTCTTTGTTCCACGGCCCCAGGAGCAGGTGGACGCTGATAAGTTATTCACTTGGCTACAGGGTTTTCGGAGCAAGGGGTACCGCTACATACCCAAGAATTATGCACTCCAACGGTTAGGTAGCATAAAGAAGGTCGAGCGACTTGATCTGGCTCTAAATGTGTTGCTTGGGAAGGGAGTAATTGCACCACATATTCATGGCCGAAAGGAATTGATTGATATGCAGCCGCATCTGCCGGTAGACCCGATTTCCGCACAATTTGCCGCTCAGGCACGCGGGGCAATGTAA
- a CDS encoding tyrosine-type recombinase/integrase, protein MSKLNPKQVENLITPGTYEDGSGLRLVVKPSGRKSWLLRFQLAGRRREMGLGAYPEISLKNARLAANTQRALLATGIDPLAARDAERQARQDAQQASEARQITFESLALDYQQAHGATWSEKWRKGWLRKLDLYAFGTIGKLPATEINTEQVLKVLQPIWVSKTRTADEVRGQIEQILDAAKARGLRSGENPARWRGHLDNLLSRAEKKKARKRQHFAAMQWQSVPALMEHLQADKSLQSIATQLLILTGARARMVRFACWDELDLEAGLWALPSERMKTRVPFTIPLAEAVIRLLRGIPRIDGSPYLFPGQGKSGVIHDNAMRNLLHQMGHQDITRHGFRSSFRDWAAENTHYPREVCEMALAHDERDQTEGAYSRSDFLDKRRALMQEWANFVFPSKTIETGTKNSPEQP, encoded by the coding sequence GTGAGCAAACTCAATCCCAAGCAGGTCGAGAACCTGATCACTCCTGGTACCTATGAAGACGGGAGTGGCCTGCGCCTCGTCGTGAAGCCCAGCGGACGCAAATCGTGGCTACTGCGTTTTCAACTCGCAGGACGCAGACGTGAAATGGGCCTAGGTGCTTACCCAGAGATCAGTCTTAAAAACGCTCGCCTCGCCGCAAATACTCAACGAGCCCTGCTCGCAACCGGTATAGACCCCTTAGCTGCACGCGACGCCGAACGCCAAGCGCGGCAGGATGCGCAGCAAGCAAGCGAGGCTCGTCAAATCACCTTCGAGTCCCTTGCACTCGATTACCAGCAGGCACACGGCGCTACCTGGTCTGAAAAATGGCGAAAAGGCTGGCTTCGTAAACTGGATTTGTATGCCTTCGGCACTATCGGAAAGCTTCCTGCGACCGAAATCAACACCGAACAGGTATTGAAGGTGCTGCAACCTATCTGGGTCAGCAAAACACGCACAGCCGACGAAGTACGCGGCCAGATCGAACAGATCCTTGATGCTGCAAAAGCTCGTGGGTTGCGTTCAGGTGAAAACCCCGCTCGTTGGCGCGGGCACCTAGACAATCTGCTTAGTCGCGCAGAGAAAAAGAAGGCCCGAAAACGCCAGCATTTCGCTGCCATGCAGTGGCAATCCGTGCCCGCTCTTATGGAGCATCTACAGGCAGACAAAAGCCTGCAATCAATAGCCACTCAGTTGCTGATTCTTACAGGTGCCCGTGCGCGCATGGTGCGCTTCGCCTGCTGGGATGAGCTCGACCTAGAAGCAGGCCTATGGGCCTTGCCCAGCGAACGCATGAAAACCCGCGTACCGTTCACCATTCCCCTGGCGGAGGCAGTGATTAGGCTATTACGTGGCATCCCGCGTATTGACGGCAGTCCCTACCTGTTTCCCGGGCAGGGTAAAAGCGGAGTGATCCACGACAACGCCATGCGCAACCTGCTGCACCAGATGGGGCATCAGGACATCACTCGCCATGGTTTCCGCTCATCATTCCGCGACTGGGCGGCGGAGAATACTCATTACCCAAGAGAGGTGTGCGAGATGGCACTAGCCCATGATGAGCGCGATCAAACAGAGGGAGCCTATTCGCGTTCGGACTTCCTTGATAAGAGGCGGGCATTGATGCAAGAGTGGGCTAACTTTGTTTTTCCGTCTAAAACAATCGAGACCGGAACAAAAAACTCTCCGGAGCAGCCATGA